The Arthrobacter russicus genome has a segment encoding these proteins:
- the gltX gene encoding glutamate--tRNA ligase: MTTPIVDASTPVRVRFCPSPTGTPHVGLIRTALFNWAYARHTGGKLIFRIEDTDAARDSEESYHQLLEALRWLGIDWDEGVEAGGPHGPYRQSQRGEIYQDVIAKLRAGGFVYESYSAPEEIEARHKAAGRDPKLGYDGFDRELSAEQIAAFKAEGRQPALRLRMPDEDLTFTDLVRGEITFKAGSVPDFAVVRPNGAPLYTLVNPVDDALMGVTHVLRGEDLLSSTPRQIALYRALHAVGVAKYQPLFGHLPYVMGQGNKKLSKRDPESSLFLLRDWGFIKEGLINYLALLGWSLSADEDIFTVEELVKAFDVADVLANPARFDVKKAEAINGTHVRLLAAEDFRDRLVPYLQNAGLVGAELTGRQAEVLTEAAPLIQERIQLLGEAPEMLRFLFVADDDVAPAEDALKGLPENVAEVLDAAIDAVEPLASWTAESIQEALRAALIDGLGLKPRLAFGPVRTAISGRRVSPPLFESMVILGKDSSLARLRGFRDR; this comes from the coding sequence ATGACTACTCCCATTGTTGACGCGTCGACTCCGGTCCGCGTCCGTTTTTGCCCTTCACCCACCGGCACCCCGCACGTCGGCCTGATCCGGACCGCCCTGTTCAACTGGGCCTATGCCCGGCACACCGGCGGCAAGCTGATCTTCCGGATCGAAGACACCGACGCCGCGCGGGACAGCGAAGAGAGCTACCACCAGCTGCTGGAAGCCTTGCGCTGGCTGGGCATCGACTGGGACGAGGGCGTGGAAGCCGGGGGACCGCACGGCCCGTACCGGCAGTCTCAGCGCGGCGAGATCTACCAGGACGTGATCGCGAAACTGCGTGCGGGCGGATTCGTCTACGAGTCCTACTCGGCGCCGGAGGAGATCGAAGCCCGGCACAAGGCGGCCGGACGGGACCCCAAGCTGGGTTACGACGGCTTCGACCGGGAGCTTTCCGCGGAGCAGATCGCCGCATTCAAGGCCGAGGGCCGGCAGCCGGCACTGCGTCTGCGGATGCCGGACGAGGACCTGACCTTCACCGACCTGGTCCGCGGCGAGATCACCTTCAAAGCCGGTTCTGTGCCGGACTTCGCGGTGGTCCGGCCCAATGGCGCGCCGCTGTACACCCTGGTGAATCCGGTGGATGACGCGCTGATGGGGGTTACCCATGTGCTGCGGGGCGAAGATCTGCTGTCCTCCACACCCCGGCAAATCGCGCTCTACCGGGCGCTGCACGCCGTCGGCGTGGCGAAGTACCAGCCGTTGTTCGGACATTTGCCCTATGTGATGGGCCAGGGCAATAAGAAGCTCTCCAAGCGGGATCCGGAATCCAGCCTGTTCCTGCTGCGCGACTGGGGCTTCATCAAAGAAGGCCTGATCAATTACCTGGCACTGCTGGGCTGGTCGCTCAGCGCGGACGAGGACATTTTCACCGTCGAAGAACTGGTCAAGGCCTTCGACGTGGCCGATGTGCTCGCCAACCCGGCCCGCTTCGACGTCAAAAAGGCCGAGGCGATCAACGGCACGCACGTGCGGTTGCTGGCCGCTGAAGACTTCCGGGACCGGCTGGTGCCGTACCTGCAGAATGCGGGTCTGGTCGGTGCCGAATTGACCGGGCGCCAGGCCGAGGTGCTGACCGAAGCCGCGCCGTTGATCCAGGAACGGATCCAATTGCTCGGCGAAGCGCCGGAAATGCTGCGTTTCCTTTTCGTCGCGGACGACGACGTCGCCCCGGCCGAGGATGCGCTCAAGGGGCTGCCGGAGAACGTGGCCGAGGTGCTGGATGCCGCGATCGACGCCGTCGAACCGTTGGCCTCCTGGACCGCGGAATCGATCCAGGAGGCGCTGCGCGCCGCGTTGATCGATGGGCTGGGGCTCAAGCCGCGGCTGGCGTTCGGGCCGGTGCGCACTGCGATTTCCGGTCGGCGGGTTTCGCCGCCGCTGTTCGAATCCATGGTGATTCTGGGCAAGGATTCCTCATTGGCCCGGTTGCGCGGCTTCCGGGACCGATGA
- a CDS encoding HAD family hydrolase gives MSFPGLASERPIRAVLFDIDDTLVDLRSAMEIAVRQVSTAFVPELSEEAWEQVHWEFRVDPTGLYQAFLNGELSFVEQRIARARRAFAAVGGALPEEHVATWNNAYELEAKRRWAAYPDVAAALDFLEARRIPYGAVSNNVVDYQRNKLDLSGLQRISVLVGTDTVGVPKPDPAIFHEGARQLGFEPRETLYVGDNLLIDAIGASEAGLPAVWLNREGVADDRWSGAQISGLDRLAGLLEDVPSL, from the coding sequence ATGAGTTTCCCGGGTTTGGCATCGGAGCGGCCGATCCGGGCCGTGCTCTTCGATATCGACGACACCCTGGTCGATCTGCGCAGCGCGATGGAAATCGCGGTGCGCCAGGTGAGCACCGCGTTCGTGCCGGAGCTGTCGGAGGAGGCTTGGGAGCAGGTCCACTGGGAATTCCGGGTGGACCCCACTGGGCTTTACCAGGCGTTCCTGAACGGCGAACTGAGTTTCGTGGAGCAACGGATCGCACGTGCCCGGCGGGCCTTCGCAGCCGTGGGCGGCGCTCTGCCGGAGGAACACGTGGCCACCTGGAACAACGCCTATGAGCTCGAGGCCAAGCGCCGGTGGGCGGCCTACCCGGACGTCGCCGCGGCTTTGGACTTTTTGGAGGCGCGGCGGATTCCCTACGGTGCGGTGAGCAACAACGTGGTGGATTACCAACGGAACAAGCTGGATCTGTCCGGGCTGCAGCGGATCTCGGTCCTGGTCGGCACGGACACCGTGGGCGTGCCGAAACCCGATCCGGCGATTTTCCACGAAGGCGCGCGGCAACTGGGCTTCGAGCCGCGGGAGACTCTGTACGTGGGTGACAACTTGCTGATCGATGCGATCGGGGCTTCCGAAGCCGGTTTGCCCGCGGTCTGGTTGAACCGTGAGGGCGTGGCCGATGACCGCTGGAGCGGAGCGCAGATTTCCGGTCTTGACCGGTTGGCGGGCTTGTTGGAGGATGTGCCCAGCTTGTAA
- a CDS encoding alpha/beta hydrolase: protein MINFVSVPESVLSAQRKLNQQIAAMPLPAPNQPDAIELMRSVSRYRPAATELEATELGIPGVSADSEILLRVYRPEGELRGVVFNIHGGGFALGSRRNDDAANDLTARSVQVATVAVEYRLTPEHPYPAGLDDCVLAATWLAEHTAEVFGTERLVMAGGSAGAYYAVQTLLRLREGRPELFAKFAAASLVFGVFDLGRSPSVRAADDQALVLTSSWMVEFIEMFLPGTSLAERQAPELSPMFADLRGLPPALFTVGDLDPLLDDSMFLAARWLAAGNSADLDIWPEAPHAFLSSTPPVGQLAQRRINEWIDGLLD, encoded by the coding sequence ATGATCAACTTCGTCAGCGTTCCCGAATCGGTGCTGTCCGCGCAGCGGAAACTGAACCAGCAGATCGCCGCGATGCCGTTGCCCGCGCCGAACCAGCCGGATGCGATCGAGCTGATGCGTTCGGTGTCCCGGTATCGGCCGGCGGCCACTGAACTCGAAGCGACTGAGCTGGGGATTCCCGGTGTTTCCGCCGACTCCGAGATTTTGTTGCGGGTCTACCGGCCGGAAGGCGAGCTGCGTGGCGTGGTGTTCAATATCCACGGTGGCGGATTCGCCCTGGGCTCGCGCCGCAACGACGACGCCGCGAACGATCTGACCGCACGGAGCGTCCAGGTGGCCACCGTCGCGGTGGAGTACCGGTTGACACCGGAACACCCGTACCCGGCCGGCCTGGACGATTGCGTGCTTGCGGCGACCTGGCTGGCCGAGCACACGGCCGAGGTTTTCGGGACCGAACGCCTGGTGATGGCCGGCGGATCGGCCGGTGCCTACTACGCGGTGCAGACCTTGCTGCGATTGCGCGAAGGCCGGCCGGAGTTGTTCGCGAAATTCGCTGCGGCAAGCCTGGTGTTCGGGGTCTTCGATTTGGGCCGCAGCCCGAGCGTAAGGGCCGCGGATGATCAAGCGCTGGTGCTGACCAGCAGCTGGATGGTCGAATTCATCGAGATGTTCCTGCCCGGTACGTCGCTGGCGGAACGGCAGGCTCCGGAGCTTTCCCCGATGTTCGCGGACCTCCGCGGCCTGCCACCGGCCCTGTTCACGGTGGGGGACTTGGACCCGCTGCTGGACGATTCGATGTTCCTGGCCGCGCGCTGGTTGGCCGCCGGGAACTCGGCGGACCTGGACATTTGGCCGGAAGCGCCGCACGCTTTCCTGAGCAGCACGCCACCGGTAGGGCAGCTGGCGCAGCGCCGGATCAATGAATGGATCGACGGCTTGCTGGACTAG